The proteins below are encoded in one region of Telopea speciosissima isolate NSW1024214 ecotype Mountain lineage chromosome 10, Tspe_v1, whole genome shotgun sequence:
- the LOC122643860 gene encoding fatty acyl-CoA reductase 2, chloroplastic-like, giving the protein MGVLVFLNPVSTTVLDKFARSTTDRRSWSCIKKNSSVCWQSNIGRHEITSGKIPCGSKRLVMNNAAAAGAGSMEDLSSNDDQNKSTKDDIQAVVKTYTSDDDDDDNDGGGIGIVKFLRGKRLFITGATGFLAKVLLEKILRTMPDVGKIYVLIKARNKEDAMNRLKNEIINEELFKCLQRIHGKSYETFMVSKLIPVVGNVCESNIGMEEDIAELVAGEVDVIINSAANTTFDERYDVALNINTRGPSRLMSFAKRCKTLKLFLQLSTAYVNGERQGRILEKGFSIGDCIAREKTTIITSKPLLLLTSLPVLDVEGEIKLAFESKQTFQDHQVVQRMKELGLERARMHGWQDTYVFTKAMGEMLIDDQRGEIPVVVIRPSVIESTCSEPFPGWMEGNRMMDPIVLYYGKGQLTGFLADPNGVLDVVPADMVVNAILAAMAKHGASASRKPEIKIYHVASSVVNPLMFQDLVKFFYEHFSSFPYMDSKGRPIHVPRMKLFTSMDDFSSHIWRDTIQRSEQLVAAAASNEKLSRKLEIASKKSVEQVKYLANIYEPYTFYGGRFDNTNTEKLMEELSEEEKKSFGFDVRSIDWQHYISKIHIPGLRKHVMKGRGMP; this is encoded by the exons ATGGGAGTACTTGTGTTTCTGAATCCAGTCTCGACTACTGTTTTGGATAAGTTTGCAAGGTCGACGACAGATAGGCGTAGTTGGAGTTGTATTAAGAAGAACAGTAGTGTGTGTTGGCAGAGCAATATTGGACGACATGAGATAACTTCTGGGAAGATCCCATGTGGAAGCAAACGTCTGGTCATGAATaatgcagcagcagcaggagcTGGAAGCATGGAGGACTTATCATCAAATGATGATCAGAATAAGTCGACTAAAGATGACATACAAGCTGTAGTGAAGACCTACacttctgatgatgatgatgatgataatgatggtggtggtattgggatTGTCAAGTTTCTTAGAGGAAAACGACTTTTTATTACTGGTGCCACTGGTTTTTTAGCAAAAG TTCTCCTAGAGAAGATTTTAAGGACAATGCCTGATGTGGGTAAGATCTATGTCTTGATTAAGGCACGAAACAAGGAGGACGCAATGAACAGACTGAAGAATGAA ATCATAAATGAAGAACTTTTCAAGTGCCTGCAACGAATTCATGGGAAATCATATGAAACATTTATGGTGAGCAAGCTGATCCCTGTGGTGGGTAATGTCTGTGAGTCTAATATTGGAATGGAAGAAGATATAGCTGAGCTTGTCGCAGGGGAAGTCGATGTAATCATTAACTCAGCGGCCAATACTACCTTTGATGAAAG GTATGATGTTGCTCTGAATATAAACACAAGAGGACCTTCTAGACTTATGAGCTTTGCCAAGAGATGTAAGACACTTAAACTCTTCCTGCAACTCTCAACTG CTTATGTTAATGGTGAAAGACAAGGTAGAATCTTGGAAAAGGGTTTCAGCATAGGAGACTGCATAGCAAGGGAGAAGACAACAATCATCACTTCCaaaccccttcttcttcttacatcTCTCCCTGTCTTGGATGTTGAAGGTGAAATAAAGTTAGCATTTGAGTCGAAACAGACTTTCCAAGACCACCAAGTGGTACAAAGGATGAAAGAATTGGGTTTAGAGAG GGCCCGCATGCATGGGTGGCAAGATACATACGTATTCACAAAGGCCATGGGTGAGATGCTGATAGATGATCAGAGAGGGGAAATACCGGTAGTCGTTATTCGGCCGAGTGTCATTGAAAGCACCTGTTCTGAGCCTTTCCCTGGATGGATGGAAGGAAACAG GATGATGGATCCAATAGTGTTGTATTATGGAAAAGGCCAGCTCACAGGTTTTCTTGCAGACCCCAATGGAGTCCTTGATGTA GTCCCTGCAGACATGGTTGTAAATGCAATCTTGGCAGCCATGGCAAAGCATGGGGCTTCAGCAAGCAGGAAACCTGAGATAAAAATTTACCATGTTGCTTCATCTGTAGTGAACCCACTAATGTTCCAAGATTTGGTTAAGTTTTTCTATGAACATTTCAGTTCCTTCCCTTACATGGACTCAAAGGGAAGACCAATTCATGTCCCAAGAATGAAGCTCTTCACTTCCATGGATGATTTCTCCTCACATATTTGGAGAGATACCATCCAAAGAAGCGAACAGCTAGTGGCTGCAGCTGCTTCCAATGAAAAACTATCTCGTAAACTCGAAATTGCAAGTAAGAAATCAGTGGAGCAAGTAAAGTACTTGGCAAACATATATGAACCATACACTTTCTATGGAGGAAG GTTTGATAATACCAACACCGAAAAGCTGATGGAGGAGTTGtctgaagaagagaagaagagcttTGGATTTGATGTAAGGAGCATAGATTGGCAGCATTATATCTCCAAAATTCATATTCCAGGCCTAAGGAAGCATGTCATGAAGGGGAGGGGGATGCCTTGA